A part of Oncorhynchus clarkii lewisi isolate Uvic-CL-2024 chromosome 17, UVic_Ocla_1.0, whole genome shotgun sequence genomic DNA contains:
- the LOC139371090 gene encoding MAP kinase-activated protein kinase 2-like, whose amino-acid sequence MQHNGNGEERQSANQSEPQLQGTPSGSILHIPGRDTLSDPTLFQLPAQSKLEFKRNAVTEDYKITTQVLGLGISGKVMECYCKKTGEKCALKILYDCPKARREVELHWRVSGGPYIVHILSLYENMHQGKKCLLIIMECMEGGELFSHIQARGDQAFTEREAAEIMRDIGTAIEYLHHMDIAHRDVKPENLLYTTKETNCVLKLTDFGFAKETTLHNSLQTPCYTPYYVAPEVLGPEKYDKSCDMWSLGVIMYILLCGFPPFYSNTGQAISPGMKQRIRMGQYKFPNPEWAEVSEEAKQLINQLLKTDPNERMTIGHFMNHPWINQSMVVPPTPLHTSRVLTEDRELWDDVKEEMTSALATMRVDYDQVKIKDLDTSNNPLLNKRRNRPGAGQAEGEGGGGGGGGGGGGEGVVGAMVCNSQ is encoded by the exons ATGCAACACAATGGTAACGGAGAAGAGAGGCAGTCAGCCAACCAATCCGAGCCTCAGCTCCAGGGGACGCCGAGTGGAAGCATTCTACACATCCCAGGCAGGGACACCCTTAGCGACCCCACACTCTTCCAACTGCCTGCCCAGTCAAAACTGGAGTTCAAACGCAACGCAGTCACAGAGGACTACAAAATAACAACTCAAGTACTAGGACTGGGTATCAGTGGGAAGGTGATGGAATGCTACTGCAAGAAGACAGGGGAGAAGTGTGCCCtcaag ATTCTGTATGATTGTCCTAAGGCGCGGCGAGAGGTAGAGCTGCATTGGAGAGTGTCGGGGGGCCCATACATCGTTCACATCCTCAGCCTTTATGAGAACATGCACCAGGGGAAGAAATGCCTGCTTATCATCATGGAGTG TATggaaggaggggagctgttcagTCACATTCAGGCCAGAGGGGACCAGGCGTTCACAGAGAGAG AGGCTGCGGAGATCATGAGGGACATAGGCACGGCCATCGAGTACCTCCACCACATGGACATAGCTCACAGAGATGTCAAG cctgAAAATCTGCTGTACACCACCAAGGAGACCAATTGCGTTCTGAAACTAACTGACTTTGGCTTTGCCAAGGAGACCACCCTCCACAACTCCCTCCAGACACCCTGTTACACCCCCTACTATGTTG CCCCCGAGGTGCTTGGTCCAGAGAAGTATGACAAGTCGTGTGACATGTGGTCTCTGGGCGTGATCATGTACATCCT GCTATGTGGGTTCCCTCCATTCTACTCTAACACTGGCCAGGCCATCTCTCCAGGGATGAAGCAGAGGATCAGGATGGGCCAGTACAAGTTCCCCAACCCTGAGTGGGCGGAAGTGTCTGAGGAAG CCAAACAGCTGATCAACCAGCTGCTGAAGACAGACCCTAACGAGAGGATGACCATCGGGCACTTCATGAACCACCCTTGGATCAAT CAGTCGATGGTGGTCCCTCCGACTCCTCTGCACACGTCCCGTGTtctgacagaggacagagaactgTGGGACGATGTCAAG GAAGAGATGACCAGTGCCCTGGCCACCATGCGTGTAGACTATGACCAGGTGAAGATCAAAGACCTGGACACGTCCAACAACCCGCTGCTCAATAAGAGACGCAATAGACCTGGTGCTGGGCAggctgagggagaggggggaggagggggaggtggtgggggaggagggggtgaagGAGTAGTCGGAGCAATGGTTTGTAACAGCCAGTGA